A region from the Methylovorus glucosotrophus genome encodes:
- a CDS encoding phosphatase PAP2 family protein has product MQRMHLVIDRFNKLDSRLCVRANRTSRFMGVRLFFRLVSRLGDGVFWYTVMLGIVLSHGADGILPALHMALAGLTGTCVYKWLKGKTLRPRPYEVHQDIWLTGKPLDRFSFPSGHTLHAVAFCTVGLFYYPALMPLLLPFTLMVALSRVVLGLHYPSDVLAGAAIGATIAMISIAIV; this is encoded by the coding sequence ATGCAACGAATGCATCTGGTCATAGACCGATTCAACAAACTGGATAGTCGCCTGTGTGTGCGAGCCAATCGCACCTCGCGCTTTATGGGCGTGCGACTCTTTTTCCGCCTGGTCAGTCGGCTGGGCGATGGTGTTTTCTGGTACACCGTCATGCTGGGCATCGTCTTGAGTCACGGTGCAGATGGCATTCTGCCCGCCTTGCACATGGCGCTGGCAGGGTTGACAGGTACCTGCGTATACAAATGGCTCAAGGGCAAAACCCTGCGTCCACGTCCTTATGAAGTGCATCAGGATATCTGGTTGACCGGCAAGCCGCTGGATCGCTTCAGCTTTCCTTCCGGGCATACCCTGCATGCCGTGGCTTTTTGCACGGTGGGCCTGTTCTACTACCCGGCGCTGATGCCCTTGCTGTTGCCGTTTACGCTGATGGTCGCCTTGTCACGCGTGGTATTGGGCTTGCATTACCCTAGCGATGTACTGGCTGGCGCCGCGATTGGCGCCACCATCGCGATGATCTCCATCGCTATCGTTTAA